A single window of Oreochromis aureus strain Israel breed Guangdong linkage group 7, ZZ_aureus, whole genome shotgun sequence DNA harbors:
- the LOC116331716 gene encoding inactive phospholipid phosphatase 7, producing MPSSVRSRARERNSVLSRPEFMSLNHQPLCSGGGPTESRGSSRRLGQIKHQTSQQSEEPTDRGSRDRRESTKMPEEDCMQLNPSFKGIAMNSLLAIDICLSKRMGVCAYTSSSWGGCRSMVALLALTGHGITWIIGTIVCLTRSNTLAGQEVLVNLLLALILDVMTVAGVQRLVKRRGPWEMTPSFLDCVAMDVYSFPAAHASRAAMVSKFLLSHLVLAVPLRILLVLWAFLVGMSRVLLGKHHLTDMVCGFALGMLHFSLMETVWLSSNTCQTLISISTLSWSPFF from the exons ATGCCCTCCAGTGTGAGATCCAGGGCGCGGGAGAGAAACAGCGTCCTGAGCAGACCTGAGTTTATGTCCCTCAACCATCAGCCCCTCTGTAGCGGCGGGGGCCCCACTGAGAGCCGAGGCAGCTCAAGGCGACTGGGTCAAATCAAGCACCAAACAAGCCAGCAGAGTGAAGAACCTACCGACAGAGGCAGCAGGGACAGAAGAGAGTCCACCAAAATGCCAGAGGAAGACTGCATGCAGCTGAACCCTTCCTTCAAAGGAATAGCAATGAACTCCCTGCTTGCCATTGACATCTGCCTGTCCAAGCGCATGGGGGTGTGCGCCTACACGTCGTCCTCCTGGGGAGGCTGCCGCTCCATGGTTGCCCTGTTGGCTCTCACGGGGCATGGCATCACGTGGATCATTGGCACTATCGTGTGTCTCACACGGAGTAATACCCTGGCTGGACAGGAGGTCCTAGTCAACCTGCTGCTGG CCCTCATCCTTGACGTGATGACCGTGGCTGGAGTCCAGAGATTGGTGAAACGGAGAGGACCCTGGGAGATGACGCCGAGCTTCCTGGACTGCGTCGCCATGGACGTGTACTCTTTCCCCGCTGCCCACGCCAGCCGAGCCGCCATGGTCTCCAAGTTCTTGCTGTCCCACTTGGTGCTGGCTGTGCCGCTTCGCATCCTGTTGGTGCTGTGGGCCTTCCTAGTGGGCATGTCCCGGGTGCTCTTGGGCAAGCACCACCTAACAGATATGGTGTGCGGCTTTGCGCTTGGCATGCTCCATTTTAGCCTGATGGAGACGGTGTGGCTCTCGTCAAACACCTGTCAGACTCTTATTTCCATAAGCACGCTGAGCTGGAGCCCCTTTTTCTGA